Proteins encoded together in one Cicer arietinum cultivar CDC Frontier isolate Library 1 chromosome 4, Cicar.CDCFrontier_v2.0, whole genome shotgun sequence window:
- the LOC101511435 gene encoding uncharacterized protein — protein MPSHHAAVHVAKTVLEVADVAWTAVECHHHHHHRHRNPPVTTDDNDNCHSDHDLESLQSENRRLRNLLDQNLKLLHNLSESPSFLNNCPPDLHMRLAATVRSDEYLTRLKILQQETACGGNQFPFKEATEVDYQSADILINVDSQEPSWWVWVTDERDPINFEECSGIDDESYLVISEEHVVDGVANFMARCIMSNPKCLKLSPEELQQNLSKALSGTSKLEKILDIWNAGKLFYALSTWGLALAGLYQSRSLIKVAAKGVHSGSKLALKML, from the exons ATGCCATCTCACCACGCCGCCGTACATGTTGCCAAGACGGTGCTTGAAGTTGCCGACGTTGCTTGGACCGCCGTTGAATGCCACCACCATCACCATCATCGTCACCGAAATCCCCCCGTCACTACCGACGATAACGATAATTGCCACTCCGACCACGACTTGGAGTCTCTTCAATCGGAGAATCGACGCCTCAGGAATTTGCTCGACCAGAATCTTAAGCTTCTTCATAACCTCTCTGAATCACCCTCCTTCCTCAACAATTGCCCTCCCGAT CTACACATGCGATTAGCTGCTACAGTGAGGTCTGATGAGTACTTAACTCGGCTCAAGATTCTACAACAGGAAACCGCTTGTGGAGGAAATCAATTTCCTTTTAAGGAGGCCACTG AGGTTGATTATCAATCTGCGGATATTTTAATCAATGTAGACTCTCAAGAACCCAGTTGGTGGGTTTGGGTAACAGATGAGAGGGATCCTATTAATTTTGAGGAATGTAGTGGGATTGATGATGAGAGTTACTTGGTCATCAGTGAGGAACACGTGGTTGATGGAGTTGCCAACTTTATGGCAAGATGCATTATGTCAAACCCAAAATGCCTG AAGTTGTCACCAGAGGAACTACAGCAAA ATCTATCTAAAGCATTGTCTGGTACAAGCAAACTGGAAAAGATTTTAGATATTTGGAATGCTGGAAAGTTGTTTTATGCTCTATCTACTTGGGGACTTGCTTTGGCAGG